A section of the Virgibacillus sp. NKC19-3 genome encodes:
- the serA gene encoding phosphoglycerate dehydrogenase codes for MTFHILIADPLSEEGIQPLRETKNMNIVIDTNATAEELAVKIKDFDALLVRSQTQVTSELIRHASNLKIIGRAGVGVDNIDLDAATEHGIIVVNAPNGNTNSAAEHTMAMLMSLSRKIPQAFHALKHQQWDRKKYMGIELKNKTLGVVGLGRIGAEVASRAKGQRMNVIAYDPFLTAEKADKMGIDYGTLQDVLKAADFITVHTPLLKETKHLLNTEAFQIMKDGVQIINCARGGIIDEEALYEAILSGKVAGAAMDVFEKEPFLDHKLLDLPEVIATPHLGGSTIEAQENVAIDVSCDVVAFLTGGSVKNPVNLPSVPREIMNKIEPYFNLAEKLGSFLIDLTEEVAEEVNIYYSGDLSEVEVAPLSRNTIKGLLQRYLGDHVNDVNALYFAERKGITVHESKTSATKGFTNLLTVEMKTKSGNRKVSGTLLNGLGPRIVKVDDYSVDVTPVGHIVVIHHLDQPGVIGRMGSLLAQHEINIATMQVDRSNIGGNAIMVLTVDKHMEEKELEALKELDEIYEVTAIDL; via the coding sequence ATGACTTTTCATATATTAATTGCAGATCCTTTAAGCGAAGAAGGCATTCAGCCACTTCGCGAAACAAAAAACATGAATATTGTTATTGACACAAACGCAACAGCCGAAGAATTAGCCGTTAAGATTAAAGATTTTGATGCTTTATTAGTACGCAGTCAAACGCAAGTAACAAGTGAATTAATCCGCCATGCTTCCAATTTGAAAATAATTGGTCGTGCTGGTGTCGGGGTAGATAATATTGACCTGGATGCTGCAACAGAACATGGTATTATCGTTGTAAATGCACCGAATGGAAATACCAATTCAGCCGCTGAACATACGATGGCTATGCTTATGTCTTTATCCAGAAAAATCCCCCAAGCCTTTCATGCACTTAAACATCAGCAATGGGACCGAAAAAAATATATGGGCATCGAATTAAAAAATAAAACACTTGGCGTAGTTGGACTAGGAAGAATTGGTGCAGAAGTTGCAAGCCGAGCAAAGGGACAACGGATGAATGTCATCGCATATGATCCATTTTTGACGGCGGAAAAGGCAGACAAAATGGGAATTGACTATGGAACGTTGCAAGATGTCTTAAAAGCAGCAGATTTTATTACCGTACATACACCACTGTTAAAAGAAACCAAACATTTGCTTAATACCGAAGCCTTTCAGATTATGAAAGACGGTGTACAAATCATCAATTGCGCCCGTGGAGGAATCATTGACGAAGAAGCGTTATATGAGGCAATCCTCTCGGGAAAAGTAGCCGGTGCGGCAATGGATGTTTTTGAAAAGGAACCATTCCTTGACCATAAATTATTAGATTTACCGGAAGTGATTGCTACCCCACATCTGGGAGGCAGTACGATTGAGGCACAGGAAAATGTAGCCATCGATGTCAGTTGTGATGTTGTTGCCTTTTTAACCGGCGGATCGGTCAAAAATCCTGTTAATCTCCCTTCTGTACCTAGAGAAATTATGAATAAAATTGAACCCTATTTCAATCTTGCCGAAAAGCTGGGTTCATTTCTCATCGATTTAACAGAAGAAGTAGCTGAAGAAGTAAACATCTATTATTCTGGCGATTTGTCTGAAGTAGAAGTAGCGCCATTAAGCCGGAACACGATAAAAGGGTTATTGCAACGCTATCTTGGTGACCATGTAAACGATGTAAATGCCCTTTATTTTGCAGAAAGAAAAGGGATAACCGTACATGAAAGTAAAACTTCTGCCACAAAAGGTTTCACTAATCTTCTCACTGTAGAAATGAAAACCAAATCCGGGAATAGAAAAGTTTCCGGAACCCTATTAAATGGCTTAGGACCACGCATTGTGAAAGTAGATGATTACAGTGTTGACGTAACACCCGTAGGACACATTGTCGTCATTCATCACCTGGACCAACCAGGGGTTATCGGCAGAATGGGATCCCTATTGGCGCAACATGAGATCAATATCGCTACGATGCAGGTGGACAGATCCAATATCGGTGGAAATGCCATCATGGTGCTGACCGTTGACAAGCATATGGAA